From Algoriphagus sp. NG3, the proteins below share one genomic window:
- a CDS encoding PepSY-associated TM helix domain-containing protein yields the protein MQPKKSTAWKSIRNIFDQIHLYAGLISGLVVIAVCLSGTIYVYNTEIRELMDSELYFVERAGERMSADELKDALEKREMSNVVAVMWNEESDRSVQLTLKKAGEEGRGTTYYVNPYSAEILGNTSDKTKTSEFMGYMFSLHRWLLLDRIEEPILESMGNRDLGRFINGVATLLFLLGVITGMVIWFPNKVKSWKQGLKIKWSANWKRVNHDLHNTLAFYSLLILFVMAATGPFWSYQWYREGWQKTWDTYQEPGPRGGNRGGNGGGPNREARTEAKPEESAAAILSLEEIFEKANAELPYTGNIRVSLPTKASDPVSVSKYRTGFFARAGADQLTLSSTDLSVTEAKLFSDLPFRQQVGRSVKSLHVGDIFGQFSKFLWFVACLIATSLPITGTLIWWNKRKKKPTKKKTEVRKVAEMA from the coding sequence ATGCAGCCTAAAAAATCTACTGCTTGGAAAAGTATCCGAAATATTTTTGACCAAATACACTTGTATGCTGGACTGATCTCTGGTCTTGTGGTAATTGCTGTCTGTCTCAGCGGCACCATCTATGTGTACAATACCGAGATCCGGGAGTTGATGGATTCTGAACTCTATTTCGTAGAGCGTGCCGGTGAAAGAATGTCTGCAGATGAGTTGAAGGACGCACTCGAAAAAAGGGAGATGTCCAATGTGGTGGCTGTAATGTGGAATGAGGAATCTGACCGGAGCGTACAGTTGACCTTAAAGAAAGCAGGGGAAGAAGGTAGGGGAACCACCTATTATGTAAATCCCTATTCTGCGGAAATTTTGGGGAATACCAGTGATAAGACCAAGACATCTGAATTTATGGGGTATATGTTCAGTTTGCACCGTTGGTTATTGCTGGATAGGATAGAGGAACCAATACTGGAAAGCATGGGCAACCGGGATCTGGGAAGGTTTATCAATGGTGTGGCCACACTGCTTTTTTTACTTGGGGTGATTACTGGGATGGTAATCTGGTTTCCTAATAAAGTAAAAAGCTGGAAACAGGGATTGAAAATCAAATGGTCGGCTAATTGGAAGCGGGTAAACCATGATCTCCACAATACTCTTGCGTTTTATTCCCTACTTATTCTTTTTGTGATGGCGGCCACAGGTCCTTTTTGGTCTTATCAGTGGTATAGAGAAGGATGGCAAAAAACCTGGGACACCTATCAGGAACCAGGTCCACGAGGCGGGAATAGAGGCGGAAATGGTGGTGGCCCCAACCGTGAAGCACGCACGGAAGCCAAACCGGAAGAGAGTGCAGCCGCTATACTCTCTCTTGAAGAAATCTTCGAAAAAGCCAATGCCGAACTTCCATATACCGGAAATATCAGGGTTTCCTTACCTACTAAAGCTTCTGATCCTGTCAGCGTAAGCAAGTATAGAACAGGTTTTTTTGCCAGAGCCGGTGCTGATCAATTGACCTTGTCTTCCACAGATTTGTCGGTTACTGAAGCTAAATTATTTTCGGATTTACCTTTCCGTCAGCAGGTAGGGAGGTCTGTGAAATCGCTTCATGTTGGTGATATCTTCGGGCAGTTCTCTAAATTTTTATGGTTTGTGGCTTGTTTGATTGCTACTTCATTGCCGATTACCGGAACATTGATTTGGTGGAATAAGCGAAAGAAAAAACCGACTAAGAAAAAAACTGAAGTACGGAAAGTGGCGGAAATGGCGTAA
- a CDS encoding response regulator transcription factor: MRILVVEDEPGISGFLKQGLEEESYQVDIAENGRSGLQLSLSGDYDLLLLDWMLPIISGLELCREFRKQFSDTPVIFLTAKDTVEETISGLQSGANDYIKKPFHFEELLERIRVQLRTKDISEEKYTLGPITLYTGRHLVLKEEAEVQLTQKEFALLEYLMKNKNQVCRRAQIIEEVWDIHFEYNTGVIDVFMNSLRKKLHFNTNEDYIQTVRGIGYIAKDL, encoded by the coding sequence ATGCGTATTCTAGTCGTAGAAGATGAGCCGGGAATTTCCGGGTTTTTAAAACAGGGGTTGGAAGAGGAATCCTATCAGGTGGATATCGCTGAAAACGGTCGGTCTGGACTTCAGCTGTCACTTAGTGGAGATTATGATCTTTTGTTGCTGGATTGGATGCTGCCGATTATAAGTGGGTTAGAGCTATGTAGGGAGTTTCGAAAGCAATTTTCAGATACGCCCGTGATTTTTCTCACTGCAAAAGATACCGTGGAAGAAACGATTTCTGGGCTACAGTCTGGGGCAAATGATTACATCAAAAAGCCTTTTCACTTTGAAGAATTATTGGAGCGGATCCGTGTGCAGTTGCGAACCAAGGATATTTCGGAAGAAAAATATACACTTGGGCCAATTACCCTCTACACCGGAAGGCACCTAGTACTCAAAGAAGAGGCCGAAGTTCAGCTGACCCAAAAGGAGTTTGCACTGCTGGAATACCTGATGAAAAATAAAAATCAAGTGTGTAGACGCGCCCAGATCATCGAGGAGGTATGGGATATTCACTTTGAGTATAATACGGGTGTGATTGATGTTTTTATGAATTCACTCCGAAAAAAACTGCATTTCAACACCAACGAAGATTACATACAGACGGTTAGGGGAATAGGTTATATCGCCAAGGATCTATGA
- a CDS encoding sensor histidine kinase, whose amino-acid sequence MNVSYKERIARRLTLVTALIVLVVFAIIYLVVNYTVVQSIDRELKLETDKHVGQIFLVNGEIRFVHKDEWLEQEHSQIQLNPIFIEIVDMEGGSMDRSPNLGEHHLSFYPGRAENNEAWTLKTGEREVRQMQIPLNHAGKQEGYMLVAKSFEDARELLTNLRNILMLLYPGILISLFLAMRYLAGKSIQPIQKIIQKTNLISQSNLNERIPVADPNDEIAQLTRSINELLARLEQALTREKQFTSDASHELRTPLAVLRGTLEVLIRKPRTSEEYVEKIKMALGSIDRMSGMIDQLLSLARVGKGKISREEVELVSFIKDFAQQTELDSGREITLETNLSTPLFTLVNEKSLQMILTNLTQNAIKYSHQATKIGFQVGSHEGSPYLLIIDEGKGIDKDSLDKIFDPFYREANDAGNPVQGTGLGLAIVKKLATESGMRVEVESEKGKGSTFRLIFSADI is encoded by the coding sequence ATGAATGTTTCCTACAAAGAACGAATAGCACGCAGGCTTACGCTGGTCACGGCATTGATCGTGCTGGTCGTGTTTGCCATTATTTATCTGGTGGTAAACTATACGGTGGTTCAGAGCATAGACCGGGAGCTAAAACTGGAAACCGATAAGCATGTTGGTCAGATTTTTCTGGTTAACGGAGAAATAAGGTTTGTGCACAAGGACGAATGGCTGGAGCAGGAACATAGCCAGATTCAGCTCAATCCTATTTTTATAGAAATCGTGGATATGGAGGGAGGTTCCATGGATAGATCTCCAAATCTTGGAGAACACCACTTGAGTTTTTATCCCGGAAGGGCAGAAAACAACGAGGCGTGGACACTGAAAACGGGCGAAAGGGAAGTTCGTCAAATGCAGATTCCGCTTAATCATGCCGGAAAGCAAGAAGGGTATATGCTGGTAGCAAAGTCTTTTGAAGATGCCAGGGAACTGCTGACAAATCTGAGAAATATTTTGATGTTACTCTATCCGGGGATTCTGATTTCCCTGTTTTTGGCCATGCGGTATTTGGCAGGTAAAAGTATCCAGCCTATTCAGAAGATCATTCAGAAAACTAACCTGATATCCCAAAGTAACCTCAACGAACGGATTCCTGTAGCCGATCCAAACGACGAAATCGCCCAACTTACGCGGTCAATTAATGAGCTGCTAGCCCGGTTGGAGCAGGCGCTGACTCGGGAGAAGCAATTCACTTCTGATGCATCACACGAGTTGCGGACTCCTCTGGCTGTATTGCGGGGTACACTCGAAGTCTTGATCCGCAAGCCAAGAACGTCGGAGGAGTATGTGGAAAAGATCAAAATGGCTTTGGGAAGTATAGACCGTATGTCAGGGATGATTGATCAGTTGCTTTCCCTTGCAAGAGTGGGCAAAGGTAAAATAAGCAGGGAAGAAGTAGAGTTGGTGTCTTTTATAAAGGATTTTGCGCAGCAGACAGAATTGGATTCGGGTAGGGAAATTACATTGGAAACCAATCTTTCCACGCCGCTTTTTACGCTGGTCAATGAGAAGTCCCTTCAGATGATTTTGACTAATCTCACCCAAAACGCCATCAAATATTCTCACCAGGCTACCAAAATTGGATTTCAGGTAGGGAGTCACGAAGGATCACCTTACCTATTGATTATCGATGAGGGAAAGGGAATAGACAAGGATTCATTGGATAAGATTTTTGATCCATTTTATAGAGAGGCAAATGATGCGGGAAATCCTGTTCAAGGCACCGGGCTCGGACTTGCTATTGTGAAGAAACTAGCGACGGAATCCGGTATGCGGGTGGAAGTAGAAAGCGAAAAGGGCAAAGGGAGTACGTTTCGATTGATTTTTAGCGCTGATATTTAA
- a CDS encoding CusA/CzcA family heavy metal efflux RND transporter: MLDRIIQWSIAHKLIIFIFIAAWIGFGVFALGNLPIGAVPDVTTNQVQVITTSRNLATEDVEKYLTYPVELEMANLPGVTEIRSVSKFGLSVVTIVFEDKMGTYLPRQLIAERIKIAEESIPAGFGSPVMGPISTGLGEIFQYVIDVEPGYESEYDITDLRTIQDWVVRRQLSGIEGVVEVNTWGGFLKQYEVAINPERLKGMQLDIAEVYHAMEENNSIAGGGYIEKTNESFFIRGEGLVSSLEDIRNIVVEVRNGAPVYIRDIAEVGFGHANRFGAITANGEGEKVLGQVMMLKGADSKGTIDRVRERLEEMKTSLPEGIVINGFLDRSELIGRTTFTIAENLILGCLIVVFVVVLLLGNLRSGLVVASVIPLSLLFALSMMYIFGVDANLMSLGAIDFGIIIDGAVIIVEFIAFQFTRADHQLAGLSKSQRQAKKDEISFTGASKMMHSAIFGQIIIIIVFIPILSLTGVEGKMFRPMAEVFSFALIGAMILGLTYVPVVSALFLKTTPPGPKNISTRIINGLNKIYEPAITWALDHTKPVLITAFGLLVGTIFLFTSMGSEFVPTLDEGDFVIQPVLKTGTTLTNTVATVTEIEKILKEFPEVNQIVTRIGAAEIPTDPMSMEESDVIVTLKPRSEWTTVETKDELADKFKEALEVIPEMEYEFTQPIEMRFNELITGVRADLAIKVFGEDLDVLLKTAQEIEAAIQGVEGAADIILEKVDGLPQMKIEYNRGKIAKFGLNISDLNEVVTMGFAGMTAGTVFEGEKQFDLVVRFAEPFRKDIRHLEQASIQLPNGGSVPLSELATISYTKGPAKISRDNTNRRVVIGVNVRNRDLQSVVDDIQGIVASQIDLPEGYRVDYGGQFENLQKARNRLMIAVPIALFLIFVLLYFAFSSTRDALMIYSAIPLSAIGGIALLWIRDMPFSISAGVGFIALFGIAVLNGIVLIEHFKSMESHYINLKDLVIKGAKERLRPVLLTASAAALGFLPMAISNSAGAEVQRPLATVVVGGLISATFLTLIVLPVLYVLFKAKSGPSSSPKKVLASMVLISMCTFAVQAQESPLTLEQAVELGLERNLTIKAADKSLEMATAKIAQGWNLDKTSIYYAEDKNDLAENGIYNRRWGLSQSFAFPTLYGAQKNFLEAGAEMQLSQFELQKRKLEGEISKGFITVKYWQELIENYGYLDSLYAEFTHAATRKFDTGESNYLEKLTAAGKRQEISLKSSEASENYLMALDQLKLLLNWEGDLVLAEEDVLLDSSLSEDWSAHPGVEYYENAVNQSVYQIQTERRKLLPDINVDVFRGTNPGANAKVYPGFQAGIAVPLFFGAQKSHIKTSEYQQQKIQLEAEQYRNQLESHAQQLGRQLDQNIRVINYYEAEGKTLSVQILEQARRSYQEGEIDFLQYVQLIENSRTITLQYLQSKFAYQQTILDINYLLN, translated from the coding sequence ATGTTAGATAGAATTATACAATGGAGTATTGCCCATAAGCTGATCATCTTCATTTTTATAGCAGCCTGGATAGGTTTTGGGGTTTTTGCTTTAGGAAATCTGCCTATAGGCGCTGTGCCTGACGTCACCACGAACCAAGTACAGGTGATCACCACTTCCCGGAATCTTGCGACCGAAGATGTGGAGAAATACCTGACTTATCCGGTGGAGTTGGAAATGGCAAATCTCCCGGGAGTGACCGAAATCCGCTCCGTGTCCAAATTTGGACTTTCGGTAGTTACGATTGTTTTCGAAGATAAAATGGGAACTTATCTTCCGCGTCAACTAATTGCGGAGCGCATCAAAATAGCAGAAGAAAGCATCCCCGCAGGTTTTGGATCACCGGTAATGGGACCGATTTCCACCGGCCTGGGAGAGATTTTCCAGTATGTGATCGATGTGGAACCGGGCTATGAAAGCGAATACGATATAACTGATCTGCGTACTATTCAAGATTGGGTAGTCAGGAGACAGCTTTCGGGCATAGAAGGGGTGGTGGAAGTAAATACCTGGGGCGGTTTTCTAAAGCAGTATGAGGTAGCCATTAATCCGGAGCGGTTGAAAGGAATGCAGCTTGATATTGCTGAGGTATATCATGCCATGGAGGAGAATAACTCCATAGCCGGTGGCGGATATATAGAAAAAACCAACGAAAGCTTTTTTATCCGTGGGGAAGGATTGGTTTCAAGCTTGGAGGATATAAGGAATATAGTAGTAGAAGTGAGGAATGGAGCTCCCGTATATATCCGTGACATTGCAGAAGTAGGCTTTGGTCATGCGAATAGATTTGGAGCGATCACCGCAAACGGTGAAGGGGAAAAAGTGCTGGGGCAGGTGATGATGCTGAAAGGAGCGGATTCCAAAGGAACGATTGATCGCGTCAGGGAGAGATTGGAAGAAATGAAGACTTCCCTTCCTGAGGGTATAGTCATCAATGGGTTTTTGGACAGATCTGAATTGATCGGAAGAACGACCTTTACGATTGCCGAAAACCTGATATTGGGTTGCCTGATCGTGGTTTTTGTGGTGGTGTTACTTCTGGGGAACTTACGCTCCGGATTGGTGGTCGCTTCAGTGATTCCGCTGAGTTTGCTTTTTGCGCTTTCAATGATGTACATCTTTGGAGTCGATGCCAATCTGATGAGTTTGGGTGCGATTGACTTTGGGATTATTATCGATGGCGCAGTGATTATTGTAGAGTTTATTGCCTTCCAGTTCACCAGAGCAGATCATCAGCTGGCGGGATTGTCTAAGTCGCAAAGGCAGGCTAAGAAGGATGAGATTTCCTTTACAGGAGCCTCCAAAATGATGCACTCGGCAATTTTTGGACAGATCATTATCATCATTGTTTTTATCCCGATTTTATCCCTGACAGGTGTAGAGGGAAAGATGTTTCGCCCCATGGCTGAAGTTTTTTCCTTTGCCTTGATCGGGGCAATGATTCTGGGGTTGACTTACGTTCCGGTAGTCTCAGCATTATTTCTCAAGACCACACCTCCAGGTCCAAAAAACATTTCCACAAGAATAATCAATGGGCTAAATAAGATTTACGAACCGGCAATTACTTGGGCTTTGGATCATACCAAACCCGTGCTGATTACAGCCTTTGGGTTGTTGGTCGGAACGATTTTTCTTTTCACTTCCATGGGGTCTGAGTTTGTTCCTACCTTGGATGAGGGCGATTTCGTGATTCAGCCTGTGTTGAAAACGGGTACTACACTGACCAACACGGTGGCAACTGTCACGGAGATAGAGAAAATCTTAAAAGAATTTCCTGAAGTGAATCAGATAGTGACCCGAATCGGTGCCGCCGAGATTCCCACAGATCCCATGTCCATGGAGGAGAGTGATGTGATCGTGACTTTGAAACCCCGTTCGGAATGGACTACAGTAGAAACCAAGGATGAGCTTGCTGATAAATTCAAAGAAGCTCTGGAAGTCATTCCTGAGATGGAATATGAATTTACCCAGCCAATAGAAATGCGCTTCAATGAACTTATTACGGGTGTACGTGCCGATTTGGCAATTAAGGTATTCGGTGAGGATCTGGACGTGCTATTGAAAACAGCTCAGGAAATCGAAGCTGCCATACAGGGCGTAGAAGGTGCTGCGGATATTATTTTGGAGAAAGTAGACGGGCTTCCGCAAATGAAAATCGAGTACAACCGTGGCAAAATCGCCAAGTTCGGGTTGAATATTTCTGATCTGAACGAGGTCGTGACCATGGGGTTTGCAGGGATGACTGCAGGGACTGTCTTCGAAGGCGAGAAGCAATTTGATTTGGTGGTGAGATTTGCGGAGCCTTTCCGCAAGGACATCAGGCACCTGGAGCAGGCTTCGATCCAGCTTCCCAATGGAGGCTCAGTGCCGCTTTCTGAATTGGCTACCATCAGCTACACCAAAGGGCCTGCGAAGATCTCCAGAGACAATACCAACCGAAGAGTGGTGATCGGGGTGAATGTAAGAAATCGTGATTTACAGTCTGTGGTAGATGATATTCAGGGGATTGTTGCCAGCCAAATTGATCTTCCGGAAGGCTATAGAGTAGATTATGGAGGACAGTTTGAGAATCTCCAAAAGGCCAGAAATAGGCTGATGATCGCTGTTCCGATTGCCTTATTTCTGATTTTCGTGCTGCTTTATTTTGCATTCTCCTCTACGAGGGATGCACTGATGATTTACTCTGCTATTCCGCTTTCGGCGATAGGAGGAATAGCGCTGCTGTGGATCAGAGATATGCCATTTAGTATTTCCGCGGGTGTGGGATTCATTGCCCTTTTTGGCATAGCCGTGCTGAACGGTATCGTATTGATAGAACATTTCAAATCCATGGAATCTCATTATATCAACCTCAAGGACTTGGTGATAAAAGGTGCAAAGGAGCGCTTAAGGCCGGTATTGCTTACTGCTTCTGCGGCTGCATTGGGTTTTTTGCCTATGGCAATTTCTAATTCTGCAGGCGCTGAAGTTCAGCGGCCGCTTGCCACGGTGGTGGTGGGCGGGTTGATTTCTGCTACGTTCCTGACCTTGATCGTGCTTCCGGTGCTCTATGTTTTGTTTAAAGCCAAATCCGGGCCGTCTTCTTCACCCAAAAAAGTACTGGCCTCTATGGTACTGATTTCAATGTGCACTTTTGCCGTGCAGGCACAGGAGTCTCCGCTTACACTGGAGCAGGCTGTAGAGCTGGGATTGGAGAGAAATCTCACCATAAAGGCAGCCGACAAGTCGCTTGAGATGGCTACTGCCAAAATCGCCCAAGGCTGGAATCTGGACAAGACGAGTATTTATTATGCGGAGGACAAAAATGACCTCGCCGAAAATGGGATTTATAATAGGAGATGGGGGCTAAGCCAAAGTTTTGCCTTTCCGACGCTTTATGGAGCGCAGAAAAATTTCTTGGAAGCCGGGGCAGAAATGCAACTCAGTCAGTTTGAACTTCAAAAGAGAAAGCTGGAAGGCGAGATTAGTAAGGGATTTATTACAGTAAAATATTGGCAGGAACTGATAGAAAACTATGGGTATCTCGATTCACTCTATGCTGAATTTACCCATGCAGCTACCCGTAAGTTTGATACAGGGGAAAGTAATTACCTGGAGAAATTGACGGCTGCAGGGAAGCGGCAGGAAATCAGTCTCAAGAGTAGTGAGGCCAGTGAAAATTATCTGATGGCGCTGGATCAGTTGAAATTATTGCTGAATTGGGAAGGAGATCTTGTGCTTGCGGAAGAGGATGTCCTGCTGGACTCTTCTTTATCAGAAGATTGGTCTGCGCATCCCGGTGTAGAATACTATGAAAATGCAGTCAATCAGTCTGTATATCAGATTCAGACTGAAAGGCGTAAGCTACTTCCGGATATCAATGTGGATGTGTTTCGCGGGACTAATCCCGGAGCAAATGCAAAGGTTTATCCGGGATTTCAGGCGGGAATAGCGGTACCTCTATTTTTCGGAGCGCAAAAGTCCCATATCAAAACCAGCGAATACCAACAGCAGAAAATCCAACTCGAAGCAGAGCAGTATAGGAATCAGCTGGAAAGTCATGCACAGCAATTGGGACGGCAGCTTGATCAGAATATCCGCGTCATAAATTATTATGAAGCCGAAGGCAAAACGCTTTCGGTTCAAATACTGGAACAGGCCAGGCGATCCTATCAGGAAGGAGAAATTGATTTTCTCCAGTACGTGCAGCTGATAGAGAATTCCAGAACGATTACCCTCCAATATCTGCAGAGCAAATTTGCCTATCAACAAACTATTTTGGACATCAACTACCTTCTGAACTGA
- a CDS encoding efflux RND transporter periplasmic adaptor subunit, producing MKNFPIKSILNVSLLAGGLLFFQCNGSDNTENKGVEVEEGTSSGPFMMVSQKQFETMKMTWGSLQLEEFSEGLSVQGMVKVPVEGIQEISAFFGGYVSGLNKLEGEPVKKGEVLFYLENPDFIRLQQDFLETTSQLGYLKAEYERQKTLYGEQISAQKIYLKAEADYQGSKAKAESLKRQLAMININADQLKPENIRSKVPVLSPISGFVDGIHLVQGSFLAVGGKAMTIISKEHLHIELVIFEKDAANVHKGQRVQVSIPDLPGRTFEAEVFVVGQSINNERQINVHAHMRNEKEGEMLVPGMFLEAKLIRDPKEAWVVPVTAVVVSEGESYVLVQREITENGFKLEKVVVKTDLESDGMIELLPNEGLDDNTVILTRGGFNLLP from the coding sequence ATGAAGAATTTCCCTATAAAATCAATCCTTAATGTATCACTTTTGGCAGGCGGTCTGTTGTTTTTCCAATGCAATGGATCGGACAACACCGAAAATAAAGGAGTGGAAGTGGAGGAGGGTACATCCTCAGGTCCATTTATGATGGTTTCCCAAAAGCAGTTTGAGACGATGAAGATGACTTGGGGAAGCCTGCAGCTGGAAGAATTCTCGGAAGGCCTGTCTGTGCAGGGCATGGTGAAAGTTCCTGTGGAGGGAATTCAAGAGATTTCGGCTTTTTTTGGAGGATATGTCAGTGGGTTGAATAAGCTGGAAGGTGAGCCCGTAAAGAAAGGTGAGGTGCTTTTCTATCTGGAAAATCCTGATTTCATCCGATTGCAGCAGGATTTCCTGGAGACAACTAGCCAGTTGGGATATTTGAAAGCGGAATATGAGCGCCAAAAGACCCTGTATGGGGAGCAGATCTCTGCCCAAAAAATCTACTTGAAAGCGGAGGCGGACTATCAGGGATCCAAAGCCAAGGCAGAAAGTTTGAAGCGTCAGTTGGCAATGATCAATATTAATGCAGATCAGTTGAAGCCGGAGAATATCCGCTCAAAAGTCCCGGTGCTATCACCCATTTCGGGGTTTGTGGATGGAATTCACTTGGTGCAGGGTTCGTTTTTGGCTGTTGGAGGAAAGGCCATGACCATCATTAGCAAAGAACACTTACATATAGAATTGGTGATTTTCGAGAAGGATGCGGCGAATGTCCATAAGGGGCAGAGAGTGCAGGTTTCCATTCCTGATCTGCCCGGGAGAACTTTCGAGGCCGAGGTGTTTGTGGTAGGTCAGTCGATCAATAATGAGCGTCAGATCAATGTGCATGCACATATGCGGAATGAAAAAGAAGGTGAAATGCTCGTTCCGGGAATGTTTTTGGAAGCCAAGCTGATCAGGGATCCCAAAGAAGCTTGGGTGGTTCCTGTGACTGCTGTGGTGGTATCCGAAGGCGAAAGCTATGTGCTGGTGCAGCGGGAAATAACTGAGAATGGATTCAAATTGGAGAAAGTGGTAGTGAAGACGGATTTGGAAAGTGATGGGATGATAGAGCTATTGCCAAATGAAGGACTTGATGACAACACGGTTATTTTGACGCGTGGAGGATTTAATCTGCTGCCTTAG
- a CDS encoding metalloregulator ArsR/SmtB family transcription factor, whose product MGVTKTDLFTQEQNELAQIAKVFAHPARVAIIQILLRSNTCINGDLVQELGLAQATISQHLRELKQVGIIQGTIEGVSVSYCINPVRWAHIQQLFNEVFDQFHAPDSSCCK is encoded by the coding sequence ATGGGAGTCACCAAGACAGATTTATTTACTCAAGAGCAGAATGAGCTGGCACAGATTGCCAAAGTATTCGCACATCCTGCCCGGGTGGCGATTATCCAAATCCTGCTACGATCCAACACCTGTATCAACGGGGATTTGGTTCAGGAGCTCGGACTGGCACAGGCTACCATCAGTCAACATCTCAGAGAACTCAAGCAAGTGGGTATTATACAAGGCACGATCGAAGGTGTTTCGGTAAGCTATTGTATCAATCCGGTCAGATGGGCGCATATTCAGCAATTGTTCAATGAAGTGTTTGATCAGTTTCATGCTCCGGATAGTTCCTGTTGCAAATAA
- a CDS encoding DUF6428 family protein: protein MKLSEVKKALGQLDSIAFQLPDGTLVPTHFHVTEVGKISKHFIDCGGTVRTENVANFQLWNADDYNHRLHPEKLNNIIELSEKVLGLEDLEVEVEYQAETIGKFGLEFDGTNFLLTSKQTDCLAKDKCGIPQEKQKLSLAGMSASANSCEPGSGCC, encoded by the coding sequence ATGAAGCTATCAGAAGTAAAAAAAGCATTGGGCCAATTGGACAGCATTGCATTTCAATTACCGGACGGTACTTTGGTCCCTACCCATTTTCATGTCACGGAAGTAGGTAAAATCTCCAAGCATTTTATTGATTGTGGAGGGACAGTGAGAACTGAAAATGTGGCAAACTTCCAACTTTGGAATGCGGATGATTACAATCACCGCCTTCACCCGGAAAAGCTGAACAACATCATAGAATTGTCAGAGAAAGTATTGGGGCTGGAAGATCTGGAAGTGGAAGTGGAATATCAGGCGGAAACCATCGGAAAATTCGGGTTAGAATTTGATGGCACAAACTTTCTGCTGACTAGCAAACAGACCGACTGCCTGGCCAAGGACAAATGTGGTATCCCTCAGGAAAAACAAAAATTAAGCCTTGCAGGTATGTCTGCCAGTGCGAATTCCTGTGAACCTGGATCAGGGTGTTGTTAA
- a CDS encoding protein-tyrosine-phosphatase, with translation MNVKLLPGLAATVEQARSLPIPEERKESLRVLIGYIQSKLVAGEDINLNFICTHNSRRSQFSQIWAQTAADYFGVPADCYSGGVEVTEFNERAVQSIKRSGFRVTKKGTENPVYFIFHSDEAEPISAFSKLFDDPINKAQRFAAVMTCAHADENCPFIPGTENRIPVRYEDPKKYDGTSEEASRYDERSMQIASEMFYVFGQVNSQ, from the coding sequence ATGAATGTGAAATTATTGCCTGGCCTGGCCGCCACTGTTGAACAGGCTAGGTCACTTCCTATACCTGAAGAAAGAAAGGAATCGTTAAGGGTTCTGATCGGTTATATCCAGTCAAAGCTTGTGGCAGGGGAAGATATAAACTTAAACTTTATCTGCACCCACAATTCCAGGAGGAGTCAGTTTTCCCAGATCTGGGCACAGACAGCTGCCGATTATTTTGGGGTTCCTGCTGATTGCTATTCAGGGGGAGTGGAAGTGACAGAATTCAATGAGCGGGCTGTGCAATCCATCAAGAGAAGCGGGTTCAGGGTGACCAAAAAAGGGACAGAAAATCCGGTGTATTTCATTTTCCACTCAGATGAAGCGGAGCCGATTTCTGCCTTTTCCAAACTCTTTGATGATCCGATAAACAAGGCCCAAAGGTTTGCCGCAGTGATGACCTGCGCACATGCGGATGAAAATTGTCCTTTTATCCCCGGTACGGAGAATAGAATTCCGGTGAGATATGAGGATCCCAAAAAGTATGACGGAACTTCCGAAGAGGCTAGCCGCTATGATGAAAGATCTATGCAGATTGCCTCTGAAATGTTCTATGTTTTTGGACAAGTCAATAGCCAATAA